Proteins from one Coffea arabica cultivar ET-39 chromosome 8c, Coffea Arabica ET-39 HiFi, whole genome shotgun sequence genomic window:
- the LOC140013391 gene encoding uncharacterized protein produces the protein MENGNGHANGGSAANGHAEPLRSISYRPRGGGAHIRYSPADRHPRCQCRAMYAYPNELVLSLDDERHHLRDANSILIQDVEELGIMVDTQFDRIADLEVRLTAEHHLLEAARLEIERQKARATRLAERMRDRSAGIRANAAMMMDEATGFIQGGRSRGRPTRQHPEAGGDREPEVEQDQGQEGVAGDRVATAIDRITEVLERLTDRQTTEPVHQPGGPVDSDDRALERFLKFGPPKFYGGPEPEVAEGWWERITEIFAALNYTEERKVTFATFQFEEAARSWWNLEKREDDFIRCKQGAMSVAEYEVQFTKLSRFAPELIATEQRRVRRFVQGLNVELQESLAVVRIDTFAEAVERAQRVEVARAQVKSFQSKKRFAPSSSREPTFGNAPPAKVGRGTSGVNSSGAPRGAQARGNGARNAGGRNIGARGGPIGRGQPRNRPQGGRAIVPQVTCAYCKKPGHSMDSCWKKQGRCFRCGSSEHQISGCPKVQERTPQKARPNTSGGSRPTVPARVYAIDDQPVPDSSEVVEGTLPIFHRLAKVLIDPGATHSFVNPSFMSGIEVQPVRLPYDLEIRTPMGNKKVITSLTYRNCEFWVGERKMLVDLISLDIKDYDVIIGMDFLGHHHAKLDCREKIVEFCIPGEATLRLDVKGRLASSAMVSGIRARKMLSKGAQGFIAFLINTPSDQVRLEDVLVVREFSDVFPEELMTLPPEREVEFKIDLVPGTAPISKTPYRMAPAELKELKIQLQDLLEKGFVKESDSPWGAPRIFKKYLDQFVVVFIDDILIYSKTQEEHVKHLEIVLQILREHKLYAKFSKCEFWLEEISFLGHKVSKDGIAVDPAKVEAVMNWKRPETPTEIRSFLGLAGYYRRFIQDFSKIAGPMTELTKKGNKFIWTPKCESSFQELKRRFRSCFGVT, from the exons ATGGAAAATGGAAACGGACATGCTAACGGGGGTAGTGCGGCTAATGGACATGCGGAGCCGCTTAGATCCATCTCCTACAGGCCACGAGGTGGAGGAGCTCATATACGTTACTCACCTGCTGACAGGCACCCTAGGTGCCAGTGCCGAGCCATGTATGCGTATCCGAATGAGCTAGTGTTATCCTTAGACGATGAGCGCCACCACTTGAGGGACGCTAACTCCATCCTGATACAGGACGTGGAGGAGCTGGGTATAATGGTGGATACTCAGTTTGACCGCATAGCTGATTTAGAGGTTAGGCTCACTGCTGAGCATCATCTACTGGAGGCTGCTCGCCTGGAGATAGAGCGGCAAAAGGCTAGGGCGACTCGATTAGCAGAGAGGATGCGTGATAGGAGCGCAGGCATCAGGGCTAATGCTGCGATGATGATGGATGAGGCCACTGGCTTTATTCAGGGTG GAAGGAGCCGGGGAAGACCCACTAGACAACACCCGGAAGCGGGTGGTGATAGGGAACCCGAGGTCGAACAAGACCAAGGGCAAGAAGGCGTGGCCGGAGACCGGGTGGCCACCGCAATTGACCGTATTACTGAAGTTCTTGAGCGATTGACTGATCGCCAAACCACTGAACCAGTGCATCAACCAGGAGGCCCAGTTGACTCCGATGATCGGGCACTggaaaggtttctgaaatttggACCTCCCAAATTTTATGGAGGACCCGAGCCGGAAGTGGCCGAAGGCTGGTGGGAGAGAATCACTGAGATTTTCGCCGCTTTGAACTATACTGAGGAGCGAAAAGTGACTTTTGCTACCTTCCAGTTTGAGGAAGCTGCCCGCTCCTGGTGGAACCTG gagaagagagaggatgattttATTAGATGCAAACAAGGGGCGATGAGTGTCGCCGAGTATGAAGTCCAGTTCACAAAGCTGTCACGCTTTGCACCTGAGTTGATAGCTACCGAGCAAAGGCGTGTTCGGAGGTTTGTgcagggtttgaatgtggaaCTACAGGAAAGTTTAGCTGTTGTAAGGATAGATACCTTCGCTGAGGCTGTAGAGAGAGCGCAGCGAGTTGAAGTAGCCAGAGCTCAAGTGAAGTCTTTTCAGTCCAAGAAAAGATTTGCTCCTAGCAGTAGTCGGGAGCCGACTTTTGGAAATGCTCCACCGGCCAAAGTGGGCCGAGGAACTAGTGGAGTGAATAGTTCTGGAGCACCACGAGGCGCCCAAGCGAGAGGAAACGGGGCCAGGAATGCAGGAGGACGAAATATTGGAGCTAGAGGGGGACCAATTGGAAGAGGACAACCTAGGAATCGGCCGCAAGGGGGTCGAGCAATAGTTCCTCAAGTGACATGTGCCTATTGCAAGAAACCTGGTCATTCTATGGATAGTTGCTGGAAGAAGCAAGGAAGGTGCTTCAGATGTGGAAGTAGTGAGCACCAAATCTCAGGATGTCCAAAGGTGCAGGAACGAACTCCTCAGAAAGCTAGACCAAACACTTCTGGAGGGAGCCGGCCAACAGTTCCTGCCAGAGTGTATGCTATAGATGATCAACCCGTACCTGATTCCTCGGAAGTTGTGGAAGGTACACTTCCCATTTTTCATAGATTAGCTAAAGTGTTAATTGACCCTGGTGCAACGCATTCATTTGTAAATCCATCTTTTATGTCCGGAATAGAAGTGCAACCTGTTAGATTACCCTACGATCTTGAAATTAGGACACCAATGGGTAATAAGAAGGTAATCACTAGCTTGACTTATAGGAATTGCGAATTCTGGGTTGGAGAGCGAAAAATGTTAGTGGATCTGATCAGTTTGGATATAAAAGATTACGATGTTATCATAGGAATGGATTTCCTAGGTCACCATCATGCCAAGCTTGACTGCCGAGAAAAAATAGTGGAATTTTGTATACCTGGAGAAGCAACTCTGAGGTTAGATGTCAAAGGTAGGTTAGCATCTTCTGCTATGGTCTCGGGAATACGGGCAAGGAAAATGTTATCtaaaggagctcaaggtttCATAGCCTTCTTGATCAATACTCCCAGTGATCAAGTAAGATTAGAAGATGTGCTAGTGGTACGGGAATTTTCGGATGTTTTCCCTGAAGAATTAATGACTTTACCACCAGAGAGAGAGGTAGAGTTTAAGATCGACTTGGTGCCTGGAACGGCTCCAATTTCTAAGACTccgtaccgaatggctcctgccgagCTTAAAGAGTTGAAAATCCAGTTACAAGACCTGTTGGAGAAAGGTTTCGTGAAGGAAAGTGACTCACCATGGGGAGCGCCc agaatttttaagaaataccTGGACCAATTTGTAGTAGTTTTCATAGATGATATTTTGATATACTCCAAGACTCAGGAGGAACACGTTAAACATTTGGAGATAGTATTGCAGATACTAAGAGAGCATAAGTTGTATGCAAAATTCagcaagtgcgagttttggttaGAAGAGATTTCCTTTTTAGGGCATAAGGTTTCCAAAGATGGAATTGCCGTGGATCCGGCAAAAGTTGAAGCCGTTATGAATTGGAAGCGGCCAGAAACTCCAACTGAAATAAGAAGTTTCTTGGGTTTAGCAGGTTATTATAGGCGAtttatccaggatttttcgaagaTTGCAGGACCTATGACCGAGTTAACCAAGAAAGGAAATAAGTTTATCTGGACTCCAAAATGCGagtcaagttttcaggagttaaagaggCGTTTCCGCTCCTGTTTTGGTGTTACCTGA